A stretch of Lathyrus oleraceus cultivar Zhongwan6 chromosome 6, CAAS_Psat_ZW6_1.0, whole genome shotgun sequence DNA encodes these proteins:
- the LOC127098652 gene encoding importin subunit alpha-9, whose protein sequence is MADSVFSSNKRDPIKSSVGSVAGSRRRQHAVTVGKERRESLVRAKRLCRVGVSEGEVDIDVEGEMMIDEEQSILESQTLLAVENLKSALAFQGKGAVQKRVGALQELRRLLSRSEFPPVESAVKAGAIAILVQCLSFGSPDEQLLEAAWCLTNIAAGNPEETKALLPALPLLIAHLGEKSSSPVAEQCAWALGNVAGEDEELRNVLLIQGALIPLARMMLPNRRSTVRTAAWALSNLIKGPNPKAANELIRVDGVLDSIVRHLTKADDESATEVAWVVVYLSALSNLATSMLVKSDVLQLLLNRLATSNSLQLMIPVLRSLGNLIAGDSHASYAVLVPGLEVTDTAIQVLIKCLKSEHRVLKKEAAWVLSNIAAGSVEHKQLIYSSEAMSLLLHLLSAAPFDIRKEVAYILGNLCVAPTKGDEKPNLIPEHLVSLVEKGCLPGFIDLVRSADIEAARLGLQFIELVLRGMPNGNGPKLVEQEDGIEAMERFQFHENEDLRTMANSLVDKYFGEDYGLDE, encoded by the exons atgGCCGATTCTGTTTTCTCTAGCAACAAAAGAGATCCTATTAAATCATCAG TTGGGAGTGTCGCGGGTAGTAGAAGACGGCAACATGCAGTTACAGTTGGGAAAGAAAGGAGGGAATCGTTGGTGCGTGCGAAACGGCTTTGTAGGGTTGGAGTTAGTGAGGGTGAAgttgatattgatgttgagggtgagatgatgattgatgaagaacAATCTATTTTGGAGTCTCAAACTTTACTTGCagttgaaaatttgaaatctGCACTTGCTTTTCA GGGGAAGGGTGCAGTGCAGAAAAGAGTAGGCGCTCTTCAAGAACTAAGGCGTTTACTGTCAAGATCTGAATTTCCTCCTGTTGAGTCTGCTGTTAAAGCTGGAGCCATTGCCATACTAGTGCAGTGTCTTTCATTTGGTTCGCCAGATGAACAG TTGCTTGAAGCTGCTTGGTGTCTTACAAACATTGCTGCTGGGAATCCAGAAGAAACAAAGGCTTTGCTGCCTGCATTGCCTTTGCTTATTGCTCACCTCGGGG AAAAGAGCTCTTCACCTGTTGCTGAACAGTGTGCTTGGGCACTAGGAAATGTGGCTGGTGAAGATGAAGAGTTGAGGAATGTTCTTCTAATTCAAGGGGCCTTAATACCTCTTGCTAGAATGATGCTACCAAACAGGCGTTCAACTGTTAGAACCGCTGCCTGGGCTTTGTCTAATCTAATCAAG GGCCCAAATCCTAAAGCTGCTAACGAGCTCATTCGTGTTGATGGAGTATTGGATTCAATTGTTCGACACTTGACAAAAGC GGATGATGAATCAGCAACTGAAGTAGCATGGGTAGTTGTTTACCTATCGGCTCTTTCAAATTTAGCCACGAGCATGCTGGTGAAGAGTGACGTGCTTCAATTACTTTTAAATAGATTAGCAACATCAAACAGTTTGCAGTTAATGATACCG GTTTTGCGAAGTTTAGGTAATCTCATTGCCGGTGATTCCCATGCAAGTTATGCCGTTCTTGTACCTGGACTTGAAGTTACAG ATACTGCCATACAAGTCTTGATAAAATGTCTGAAAAGTGAACACAGGGTCTTAAAGAAG GAAGCAGCCTGGGTGCTGTCTAATATAGCTGCTGGTTCTGTTGAGCACAAGCAGTTGATATATTCTAGTGAGGCAATGTCTTTGCTATTGCACCTTCTTTCCGCCGCACCGTTTGATATAAGAAAGGAAGTTGCTTACATATTGGGAAACCTTTGTGTTGCCCCAACTAAAGGTGACGAGAAGCCAAATCTGATCCCGGAGCATCTGGTTTCACTTGTTGAAAAAGGATGTTTGCCAGGCTTTATTGATTTGGTTAGATCTGCTGATATTGAAGCTGCTAGGCTAGGGCTTCAGTTCATAGAACTG GTCCTGAGAGGGATGCCAAATGGAAATGGCCCAAAGCTTGTAGAACAAGAAGATGGGATTGAAGCCATGGAAAGATTTCAGTTTCACGAAAATGAAGACTTGAGAACTATGGCAAACAGTCTAGTTGACAAGTATTTTGGAGAGGACTATGGGCTGGATGAGTAG